Within Pseudomonas brassicacearum, the genomic segment CATCCAGGCCGGCGGCGATGCCCTCGACCACGGCTTTTTCGCCGTCGAGGAAATGTTGCGGCGGCTTGCCCAGGTAAATGGTGCGCGACAGCGGGCAGTGGTAACGCTTGTAGCAACCGGCGATTTCAAAGAAGGTGCCTGCGCCCTTCTCGAAGGGTGAATCGTCCCAGGTCAGGTGCGGCGCGCTGGCGTCGGCACCGGTGGGCAACAGCGGCACGATGGCCGGGTAGTCGCCGCCATGGCCGTCGGCACCGAGGATGCCGCTGCTGTAGATCTCGGCCACCAGTTCGTTCTTGCGCATGCCCGGTTCGATCCGTTCCAGGATCCGGCTGTGCATGTTCTCGACGATGCGCGCGGCGATGCGCATGTAGGCGATTTCCTGAGGCGACTTGACCGCCCGCTGCCAGTTCACCAGGCCCGCCGCATCCACCAGTTTCGCTTCGGGCAAATGCTTTTGCAGCGACAGGTACGCGGCGGCGCTGAAGTAATAGTTGTCCATCTCCACGCCGATGGTCAGCGCGCCCCAGCCACGGGCGATGATCACCTCGCGGGACAGGTAGTCCATGGGGTGGCGCTCGCGGGACTGCACGTAGATGTCCGGGTAGCCGACGATGTTGTCGGCCTGCATGAACACCGTGCGCTTGGCACCGTTGGCATCCTGGCCGCGACCGAACCACACGGGCTCGCCCTCCAGTGCCAGCAACACACACTGGTGCACATAGAACGACCACCCGTCATAGCCGGTGAGCCAGGCCATGTTCGACGGGTCGGTGACCAGCAGCAGCTCCAGGCCCTGGGCCTGCATGGCCGCGCGAACCTTTGCCAGGCGCTGGGCATATTCCTCCCGTTTAAACGGAAGATTGACGACGATCTCTGACATCCACCTACCCTCTGTTCAATGACTCATGAGAAAAATGATCTAGCGGCCGAACGCAAAGCCCTTGCCCGCCGCCCGCGCCCGCTCGAACGCCAGGTTGGCGATGGCGGTGTCCTGGGCGCCGGTGCCGGTCAGGTCGCAAAGCGTCACCTGCGCTTGATCGCTGCGCCCGGGCTGCTGTCCCGCCAGCACCTGTCCCAACTCCATCAACGCCAGGTCGTCGCGAACGGCACCGGCCGCCAGGGCGTGGTGCAGTTCGCCGAGCACGCGGGTCTGGCTCAGGCGATCGGCGACATAGCAGTCGACGGCCGCCAGGGCTTGCGGGGAAATTTCGTTCTTGTGTTCCGCGTCCGAGCCCATCGCCGTGATGTGCAGGCCGGGATGCAAATGGCGGGCTTGGATCAGCGGCTCGCGACTGGGGGTGCAAGTGATGGCGATGTCGACGCCTTCCAGGGCATCGTCAATGGAGGCGCATGGCGTGACCGCAAGCCCGCTGTCACGGGCCAATTCCTGACTGAATGCCTTGGCCTTCTGCGCATCGCGCGCCCAGACCCGCACCTCATCGATGGGCCGCACCAGGCGCAGTGCCTGAAGTTGCAACGCCGCCTGCTCGCCGGCGCCGATCAGCGCGACGCTGCGGCTTTGCTCGCGAGACAGGCAACGCGCCGCCACCGCACCCGCTGCAGCGGTGCGCACGGCGGTGAGGTAACCGTTGTCCAACAGCAGTGCTTCCAGCAGGCCCGTGCGCGCCGAGAGCAGCATCATCATGCCGTTGAGGCTGGGCAGGCCGAGCTTGGGGTTATCGAAAAAACCCGGGCTGACCTTGATGGCGAAGCGTTCCAGACCCGGCAGGTAAGCGGTCTTCACATCCACTTCGCCGTTGTGCTCGGGGATGTCCAAGCGCAGGATCGGCGGCATCGCCACGGCGGCGGTGGCCAACAGTACGAAGGCCTGTTCGATGGCGTCGATGCTGGCCAGGTCGAGGGCCACGCAGCTGCGCAGATCGGCTTCGCTCAATAGGGTGACTTCACTCATGACAGGGCTCCGTTGGGGGTTATCAAGCGTTGGCGCCAGCGATCACGCGGGCATGGTGTTCGGTGTCGACGTTGCGCCCGCTGACCACCAGGACAATCGGCCCGCGTGGCGTGATCAAGCCGTCGAGCAGCGCCGCGATGCCCACCACGGCAGCGCCTTCGAGCACCAGGCGTTCATGGTGATAGGCGTGGCGGATGGCATTGGCGATAGAGGCTTCCGAGAGCAGGTGTACGTCATCGCTCAGTTGCCGGGTCATGGCGAAGGTGTAGCGGTTGTCCAGGCCGATGCCGCCACCAAGGGAGTCGGCCAGCGTCGGCAGTTCCTCGATGTCCACGGGCTGACCGGCGGCGAGGCTGGCGTGCATCGCGGCGCCTCGTTCCATGCTGATGCCGTGGACTTGAATCGCTGGGTTGGCACTTTTGAGAGCCAGGGCAACACCGGCGAACAGGCCGCCACCGGACAACGGCACCAGGACCTGGGCCACATCCGGTTGCTGCTCGAGGATCTCCAGGCCGAGGGTGCCCTGCCCGGCGATGATCGCCGGATGGTCAAAGGGCGGCAAAAAGGTCGCGCCCTGCTCCCGGGCGATGCGCTCGGCCTCGCGCTGGGCATCGTCCTGGGACTGGCCGACGATGCACACCTCGGCGCCCAGGTCGCGGATCGCCTGCACCTTGTTGGCCGGCACCAGGTTCGACAGGCAGACAATCGCCTTGACGCCTTGTTGCGAAGCGGCATGGGCCAGTGCCCGACCATGATTGCCGGTCGAAGCCGTGACCACGCCACGGGCCTTTTGCTCGGCGCTGAGTTGCGCCACCGCATTGCTCGCCCCGCGCATCTTGAAGCTGCCGGTGATTTGCAGGGCCTCGAGCTTGAGGTACACCGCCACGCCCATCAACCGCGACAAACTCGGGGAATGCTCCATGGGCGTGCGCCTGACCTGCGACTCGATGCGCTGGCGAGCACGGTAGATATCCTGAAGCTGCAACACTGCCATGACTGCGTCCCGAGCTGATGTGTTGGGCGCAGTCTAAGAGGGCTGGATTGTGGTGATGAATGTACTAGGGCAATTTAGTTTGCGTTCGTTGCCGGTTGAAAGAGGCGAACAAAACCTATGAAGGGTCCCCTCCCCCCGTGGCGAGGGAGCTTGCTCGCGCTGGGACTCTGTAGGAGCTGCCGGAGGCTGCGATCTTTTGATCTTGATCTTCGCTCTCGATTCAACTGCCTGGGCAAAGATCGCAGCCTCGCTTCGCTCGACAGCTCCTACAGTCCCAGCGGGAGCAAGCTCTCAGAAATCATGAATCTGCGGATACTGGTTGAAGATCTGCCGCATGCCGATCAGCGCATGGCGCATTTCTTCATCGCTGCATTCGGCGCCGACGCAGAGTCGCACCGCGCGGGGCCTGGGGGTGCCGCGTACGGTGAAAGGGTCGGGAGACGTGACGGCGATGTGCTTGTGCCGCAGGGCCCGCACCAGGCTGTCCACTTCCCAATGGGACGGGATGCCAACCCAGGCATTCAAGGCGTGAGGATGCTGGCCCAGCAGATGCTCGCCCATGTACTCGGTGACCATCGCCTGGCGCCCGGCGAGCAATTGACGTTGCAGTTGCACCAGCGACTCGGCGCGTCCATCGCGAATCCAGCGGGTGGCGATCTCCGAGACCATGGGTGTGGCCATCCAACTGTTGACCCGCAGGATGCTCTCGGTGCGCAAGGCCAGGCGCTTGGGCACCACCAGATATCCAGTACGCAGGCCGGTGAGCACCGACTTGGTCATGCTCGTGCAGTAGAACGACAGCTCCGGCAGGTAATGGCTGATGGGCGGTGCCCGGCGCTCGTCCAGCAGCGGGCCGTACACATCGTCTTCGATGATGTGCACACCGAAGCG encodes:
- the doeA gene encoding ectoine hydrolase DoeA (DoeA (degradation of ectoine A) is also called EutD (ectoine utilization D).), translating into MSEIVVNLPFKREEYAQRLAKVRAAMQAQGLELLLVTDPSNMAWLTGYDGWSFYVHQCVLLALEGEPVWFGRGQDANGAKRTVFMQADNIVGYPDIYVQSRERHPMDYLSREVIIARGWGALTIGVEMDNYYFSAAAYLSLQKHLPEAKLVDAAGLVNWQRAVKSPQEIAYMRIAARIVENMHSRILERIEPGMRKNELVAEIYSSGILGADGHGGDYPAIVPLLPTGADASAPHLTWDDSPFEKGAGTFFEIAGCYKRYHCPLSRTIYLGKPPQHFLDGEKAVVEGIAAGLDAAKPGNTTGDIAVAFFKVLEKFGIHKDSRCGYPIGISYPPDWGERTMSLRPGDNSVLQPGMTFHFMPGLWMDDWGLEITESILITETGVETLCNVPRQLFVKD
- a CDS encoding cyclodeaminase, which translates into the protein MSEVTLLSEADLRSCVALDLASIDAIEQAFVLLATAAVAMPPILRLDIPEHNGEVDVKTAYLPGLERFAIKVSPGFFDNPKLGLPSLNGMMMLLSARTGLLEALLLDNGYLTAVRTAAAGAVAARCLSREQSRSVALIGAGEQAALQLQALRLVRPIDEVRVWARDAQKAKAFSQELARDSGLAVTPCASIDDALEGVDIAITCTPSREPLIQARHLHPGLHITAMGSDAEHKNEISPQALAAVDCYVADRLSQTRVLGELHHALAAGAVRDDLALMELGQVLAGQQPGRSDQAQVTLCDLTGTGAQDTAIANLAFERARAAGKGFAFGR
- the eutB gene encoding hydroxyectoine utilization dehydratase EutB, which codes for MAVLQLQDIYRARQRIESQVRRTPMEHSPSLSRLMGVAVYLKLEALQITGSFKMRGASNAVAQLSAEQKARGVVTASTGNHGRALAHAASQQGVKAIVCLSNLVPANKVQAIRDLGAEVCIVGQSQDDAQREAERIAREQGATFLPPFDHPAIIAGQGTLGLEILEQQPDVAQVLVPLSGGGLFAGVALALKSANPAIQVHGISMERGAAMHASLAAGQPVDIEELPTLADSLGGGIGLDNRYTFAMTRQLSDDVHLLSEASIANAIRHAYHHERLVLEGAAVVGIAALLDGLITPRGPIVLVVSGRNVDTEHHARVIAGANA